CAAACTATTCTAAAGACGTTCCAACCAGGAACCAAATTACTCGTTGTAGATGCTGGTGGTAAGTAAGCCcatcaatattgaatataaaattaatgtttctatAAAACAGATGTGAATTGGAAAAACTTTGGATATATACTGACAAAAACAGTTTATATTTCAATGGAAACCAAATCAGCTCTTCTTTAAACTATTTCACTGAGACTGAATATCTGGGCttgtaaaataaactttttagtaacCTACACTATATATGTATGGGGTTATACATCTAAGGCTTAGTTAATACTTTAACTCCACTGCTTCATAACGTTTCCTATTAGGATTTCCTGAATAAAAGGTTGATACTGACAAGGACGGGTGTGAATGGTTAGGGTGACGTCATATCTAAGGACGTTTTATGGATGACATCATGATTTATTTACTTGTCACGTATAATTAATGTAACTGATGACAACATTTGCATGAACAACAGTTATAGTTATTATTTCAACGTTTATTAACTCCTTGAATGTAACTAATTGATAATTATTGATAGCTTTTATACTTTCACTTGATTAATATGACCTAGCTCACAGTGGAAGAGAACCTGCTAACCTTTTCAGAACATACAAGGTACACTCCGTAGTCTGATGAAGTTCATGATGGTCAATGTTACTGTACTTTTCAATGTAATGTTCTCATGTTGTTTGTCGTTTTGCCATGGTTAGCCGGTCTTTCTTGACATCATACAGTTATTTTCTACTTGGTATCTTTTCACTTTATCACCTTGTATTTTCTAATGATGATAGATTTAATGGTAAACTGCAGACTTGAGTTTCAGTAGAGTTGAATTCATGTAAGGATATCCAATCTTTTGTAACTGATATTTTAATCATGATACACATGGTATGCAATCTAAATAGATAATTAATTAATTCAATTGTGTACGTTttctgttattattattatttatctaGTTTTATATTTTAGGTGGAACAGTTGATATATCTGCGCAACAGGTGCTGGATGGAAATGATCTGAAAATAATACACAAAGTCAGAGGAGGAGACTACGGTGGTAATACGGTCAATATGGCGTTCAGGCAAATGTTATTTCGACTGTTCTCAGGCCCAAGTCTattaaaatttaagaaagaatATCCAATAGATTATATGGAAATGATGAGGTCTTTTGAGAGAACAAAAATCAGACCAATAAAACCAGACGACAAAACTGTTTCTACAATGATAGCAGCTCCACTGCTAGAAATCAGCGAGGAAGACAGTGAATGCAATATTCATGAAATCATCAATAGTTCACAGTACGCCGGTGAACTTCGCGTCAAGAGGGATAAACTTTTAATAAATCTTAcactttttaaagaatttttcgAGCATTCATTAAATGAATTAGTGATTGACATGCAAGAGGTTCTTGAGCACAAAAGATGTGCTGATGTATCGGCAGTTATGTTAGTTGGTGGTTTTGCAGAATGTGAATTACTTAGAAAAACTGTAACACAAACATTCCCACAAAAAGAGGTTTTTGTACCGCATGAAGGTGGTCTATCGGTTCTTAGGGGTGCGGTTATTTACGGACATACACCACAAATCGTATCATCTCGTATCTGTAATTATACATATGGTATTGCAGTGAGTAAACCATTTAAAGCCGACGTCATGCCTATGGACAAATGCTATGAACACGATGGAGAACTGTGGTGTCGCGATATGTTTGAAGTCAGTTATAAAATTGACACCGTTGTCAATATCGGCGATAAAAAACAAATAGAACTGAATGATACTTTTCTTAAACCTGAAGTCCAACATAGGAGGGAGGAGCCACTCAGAGTTGACATCGTTATATCAGACAAAGAAGATCCAACATTTATTACAGATGAAGGTTGTAGGAAGCATGCAATGATAATAGTCCAGCCACCTAAAGGTCAGTGGCCACAGATAGTCCGTGGTTACGTCGAATTTGAAATAGCAGGAACAGAAATGATAGGTTCTTACATTAATAGTGAAACCAATGATAGAACCTCGATAATAATTGAGTTCCTTCCGCGAATAGAGCACAGAGTCGGTAATGATAGTGAAAGACGACGCGTATTTGATCCTGATAGAATTGACACGGACAACGAATAGAATGCGATCTTACATTATAATTTGTAATCGAtaacttcaaaaaataaaatatttgtaaaataggATCTGGAcaatagatttgattttttttaagcaaAGTGTGAATGTATTTTTCGTGTCGGTTTGGATTGCTGTATATACCTAATCTCCAGTAACTCGTATACATTTAGACTTTTGTTTTGTGATATGTTATAACCACGTATAGTACCTTCTGTTCTACCAATCATTCATACAACAAAAATATAGCAGgaaatacaaaaacatataaaacagtGAGGcgaaaaaatatttcaactcaTGAACTAAAACAAAccgacaatgccatggcaaaaataagaacaacaaaaaaacaaacaacattacgAAAAAAATccaatagaaaactaaagaatgatcAACACGAACCTCACTATCACAGCATATCCTgcctccacatgtgacacccatcAAACAGCACTGCAATCACTTGCAACAACTAACAACCAACTCGTGCAATCATGAACAAAATAGAGAGCAAGAAATATAAGAAGATTACATAATCATGAGACAGTAATAtaagaatcattttcataacagcgttGACAAGACGATTTCTTGGCACGCTCAGGTTATCAATTGACTTGGTCAAATTAGGTAAACATTAGTCGGTAACGCCCACCTTGTCTTATCGTACGtgttatagacatttaaactgtgggttGCCAAAGGTTCTACACGCCTAAATCAAATCATACGAATAACTAGCAGAGGACTAAAAGTTGTGTGttgatttaaatgttgaatacttaaattatttttttctactcGTGCATGTACTTTACTCTTTTATTCTATTCAATTCCCCACTGGAAAACCTCTGACAGACTGGTTAATAAAACCTCAATCCCACAACACACTTAACATAGTTTAAGGAAACATAGGTATTATAACAAGTCTTTaccagtttaaaaaatattttagataacaATGAGTCATCATAGGTCGTATTTTATATGAAACTCTTGTGTAATGTTTAGTCTTCAACAACAGTCCATACGTGTACATGTTTTCGTCTACATTTTCTAACTTGGCAATGATTATTCTGTACAAATGGTAAGCGAGATCAGTAAAAGGTTTTTTGAGTGTTACAGTAAACTCAAATGAAATACGGTGGTATTCTTATGTCTAAACATGTGTCTGTtacagtaaaataaaatgaaatacggTGGTATTCTTATGTCTAAACATGTGTCAGTTACagtaaaatcaaatgaaatacggTGGTATTCTTATGTCTAAACATGTGTCTGTTACAGTAAAATCATATGATATACGGTGGTTTTCTTATGTCTAAACATGTGTCAATGACAAATAAATATGGTGGTATTCTTATGTCTAAACATGTGTCAGTTACAGTAAAATCACATGAAATACGATGGTATTCTTATGTCTaaacatgtgtcaatgaaaaaaaataaatacggTGGTATTCTTATGTCTAACAATGTGTCAGTTACagtataatcaaatgaaatacgATGGTATTCTTATGTCTAAACATGTGTCTGTtacagtaaaataaaatgaaataaggtGGTATTCTTATGTCTAAACATGTGTCAGTTACagtaaaatcaaatgaaatacggTGGTATTCTTATGTCTAAACATGTGTCTGTTACAGTAAAATCATATGATATACGGTGGTTTTCTTATGTCTAAACATGTGTCAATGACAAATAAATACGGTGGTATTCTTATGTCTAAACATGTGTCAGTTACagtaaaatcaaatgaaatacggTGGTATTCTTATGTCTAAACATGTGTCTGTTACAgtttaatcaaatgaaatacgGTGGTATTCTTATGTCTAAACATGTGTCTGTTACAGTAAGTTCAAATGAAATACGATGGTATTCTTATGTCTAAACATGTGTCAATGACAAATAAATACGGTGGTATTCTTAGGTCTAAACATGTGTTAGTTACAgtgaaatcaaatgaaatacgATGGTATTCTTATGTCTAAACATGTGTCAATGACAAATAAATACGGTGGTATTCTTATGTCTAAACATGTGTCTGTTACagtaaaatcaaatgaaatacgaTGGTATTCTTATGTTTAAACATGTGTCTGTTACagtaaaatcaaatgaaatacggTGGTATTCTTATGTCTTAACATGTGTCAATGACAAATAAATACGGTGGTATTCTTATGTCTAAACATGTGTCAGTTACagtaaaatcaaatgaaatacgaTGGTATTCTTATGTCTAAACATGTGTCTGTTACagttaaatcaaatgaaatacgaTGGTATTCTTATGTCTAAACATGTGTCAATGACAAATAAATACGGTGGTATTCTTATGTCTAAACATGTGTCTGTTACagtaaaatcaaatgaaatacgaTGGTATTCTTATGTCTAAACATGTGTCTGTTACagtaaaatcaaatgaaatacggTGGTATTCTTATGTCTAAACATGTGTCTGTTACAGTAAACTCAAATGATATACGGTGGTATTCTTATGTCTAACCATGTGTCTGTTACagcaaaatcaaatgaactaCGGTGGTATTCTTATTATTAAACATGTGTCAGTGACAAATAATTCAATCTTCACGTTTAAAAACATCTGAAAAAGCTATAAAAATGCCTTTTTCATTTCCCAAACCGTGTCAAAAGATACATTCTTGTCCATTGGTCTTTGggggatagttgtctaattgacaatccTTTCACATTGacaaatatctatattttaataagATACATTTTACGTCGTTATACAAAGAACTGAATATAACATCACAAATAGAATACACGAATTAAATGGTCGTCTAAaaagtatacatgtacaaaatgacTGACGAATAGTTCAATACAATATTATAATTTGGTTTACTTGCTTTCGATGTTTGTTTCTTATTGCCACTTTATGACACACACTAACAAATAATAATTGAGGGGATGGAGAAAACGaagataaataaaattaagaatggaaattgggaatttACCTATAAGACAATAACCCAATAAAGAGCAGAAAAACAGCACAGAGAACATTTTGCGGATACTATTATTTGATGGAGGCGTAAATAATGAAAAAGTTTAGTATTATACATAGAATAAATAACATCTGGAAAGTAAACACAACCGAAGAAAAAGGAGAAAGAAAAATGAGCAAATAAGTCTACTATGTTGTATAACAAacagagagacaaaagataccaaagcaAAAATCATAATTCAGGAATACAATGGCAAATAATTAAAATCATAATTCAGGAAATACAATGGCAAATAATTAAAATCATAATTCAGGAAATACAATGGcgtataattaaaattaaatgaacaGACAAGCAACGTTTAACTTGATTAGCTTTTTGATTGTTGCCTTATCACGACTTATGAGTTAAGAATGTCAAAACAGAATTAATTGTGTTCACCCTTCCAGAGTACCTGATATCAATCACCCCTGTtttattggttgatttttttaaatgtgttttataaaccTGTTTGTCTTATGGTCGGTTTTCGTTGTTTTAGtttgccatgtcgttgtcagtttctCACCGACTTTCGAGTTTTTAAAGTCCCCTTCGTATCTTCCATCATTTTATTGAACAACGAAGCATTATATCAGTAATAAGCCTACACAAAACGTCTGACTTAATTCACAAAGGACAATTCATCAACGATAGTGTCATAAAACAATAGCCTTATTACTTTGTTAGTTTTGATGTATTTCTCAATCAACAGttgtaaaatatcattattatGACTGTTAAAATAAGACTCGTTCGTGTTGAGTTCTGTTAATTCTAGAGATGACGTTATCGTTGTGTTAAAATATTTTAGCACCTGTTCCGTAAAGcgttaaataaaattatattgcaGATTATGTTACAACACTAGGAAGATGAGATTAGTGTCATCTAATGTTTTATTATGGATCAAAAACTATAAATCACAATCGTTTCAGTGTAAGTTTGTTCCAGAATAaccattaaataaaacaatacctTAAATATTGCCGAGTTCAAATTTCCTATTGATTAACAAATGTATAATGGATGTTAAAAAGTATCGAATAAGTAACAAACGGATATGTCGAAACGATAAGCCTTTCCTGTCAATCTTTatgtacaatacaatatataaacGGTCACGGATACCATGTATTTTGAAACAATGAAGACTTTAAAATCAAATGTCAAACCAGGAGAGACACGATTTCTACTTTAACATAGATGGACATATTTTCCTCTTTAAATTAAGTCAATTCAATGCGAAATCAGGCCATGACGTAGAGTATCACTATGAAAATGCCTCTGTTAGGTAAGATTGAGGCAACAGTTTTGAGAAGACAAATACTTGAAAAGATTTAAAGCATTTTAATATTTATGCTCACACACGCTTGGTAAGAGCGTTGGTAAGCCTCGAACTCGATACTATGAAATGATATATCTAAGTGTTATGTTTGAACTGACTTTGATTGTAACTTATCTTTTGTAAATAATCGATATTAAACGAGTGAATGTACTCAACAAACATTATAGCTTTTTTTCAAAGAACCCTTCAACTCCTACATATGTACAAGTGCTCTGTCACATATAAAAGGGCTTGTCAAAGTACCATAAATTAGGTTTTATCTATCATTTTGTGCGTTgtattttagtgttgtgtttctgttttgtcgttgttctcctcttatatttgatgtgtttccctcagtttagtttgtaatccggatttgttttttcctcaatcgatttatgaatttcaaacagcgatatactaatgtggcctttatttatacataaggaaatacctgtcctatgtcagaaatataacatttgttttctatttgtttttttaagcttttgattttgcccgTTGATAAGGGACTCtctgatttgaattttcattgaagttcggtatctttgttattttactttttcccaaGGCAAGAAACTTGATTGGCAGATCTTTGATGATATCTTTTAAGTCATTTACCTCGCAGGGCTTAAAGAGGACAACGAGAATCACTAAAAATGGAACTCACAACAGATTACATCAATTACAATCTTCCTCGATCCTTTTAGTACATAACAAATGACTTATAAACCAATAAAACAATACCAAACGACACATGCAGACGTCTGACTTTATTCAGACACAACCTATTGTCTGGTTAAACCAGTTTTACGTGCACACAATATCCCCCTTTATGTATATAGAGCAAAGTCGTAAACCCGAAATACATACTAAAAACCATGCACGTTGCAGTTACTAAAAAAATGAGAACTCACTTTTACAAGGAAATATTAAATGACACATGATTTGGTGAGCAGCGTAAAAGTGTACATGCTATTTAAGGAAGCTAACAAACTTAAGGTATGTGGATAAGATATTACTCTTCAATAaagcaaacaattaaaaacaaaagtcaCCATTTACAGCTAGGTTTCAGAAGGTCTAATAAAAATCTGCAGTATTTGTGAGAAACTATGAATTATCTTAAATCACCAGATCACCGAAGGAACGAAAAATTTCAACTGAAATAGTGAATATAACACACCTGCTTTCCTTGCTGTTGAAAATGTAAGAAACATATCCAATTTCGAAcatgtttttgtgttttcgtTTATTAACGACAATACAATAAAATGTAATTTGAAAATTCCTAATAGTACTGTACAATTTAGTACGAGATACATTAGATTAACAGATATGAAACTGATTTTTTGAAGTTATTAAAATATCTGTCGTGTCTATAGTTCTGTTAAAGCTATTTTTGCCGCATGCATGTCCAggaacaatgattttatatcgtttatattttataaaatgaagaaG
This sequence is a window from Mytilus edulis chromosome 1, xbMytEdul2.2, whole genome shotgun sequence. Protein-coding genes within it:
- the LOC139498730 gene encoding heat shock 70 kDa protein 12A-like, encoding MNEPPQCVVAIDIGSSGCGYAFSADYTFCNNPCDVSTYRWFAEVGKFTSLKTPAAILFDSKQEFVSFGYNAQEKYITILESSDKNNWYYIEGFKMALYSAVESGEDIRDDFSIKEMSGKAVSAKTVFSSAIKYFYDHFLTEVQENNLGFQREKIHWIISVPAIWTDSCKQFMRESAIMAGIPGKQFSLVYEPEAASIYARFLQINKVDAGQNQTILKTFQPGTKLLVVDAGGGTVDISAQQVLDGNDLKIIHKVRGGDYGGNTVNMAFRQMLFRLFSGPSLLKFKKEYPIDYMEMMRSFERTKIRPIKPDDKTVSTMIAAPLLEISEEDSECNIHEIINSSQYAGELRVKRDKLLINLTLFKEFFEHSLNELVIDMQEVLEHKRCADVSAVMLVGGFAECELLRKTVTQTFPQKEVFVPHEGGLSVLRGAVIYGHTPQIVSSRICNYTYGIAVSKPFKADVMPMDKCYEHDGELWCRDMFEVSYKIDTVVNIGDKKQIELNDTFLKPEVQHRREEPLRVDIVISDKEDPTFITDEGCRKHAMIIVQPPKGQWPQIVRGYVEFEIAGTEMIGSYINSETNDRTSIIIEFLPRIEHRVGNDSERRRVFDPDRIDTDNE